From Pontibacter actiniarum, a single genomic window includes:
- a CDS encoding ChaN family lipoprotein, whose translation MKHSLFTLFFLTVTVLAMAQKNDKPAYRLFTREGKSISYGKMLDELQKADVVLFGEQHNDPIAHWMQLELAKDLHQLKPQSFAIGAEMFEADVQLVLDEYLAGQVPEKNFEQESRPWPNYATDYRPVIRYAREQNIPVAATNVPRRYAAMVSGGSLSALEGVSEDAKKYMAPLPVAVDMELPGYKNMLAMFGGGTHGNTKSLNIVQAQALKDATMAHFILEQVKQGRQVLHLNGAYHSDNFEGIGWYLKQAKPGVKTRTITTVLQQDLAKLAAENREKADFILVVPESMTRTF comes from the coding sequence ATGAAACACAGCTTGTTCACCCTCTTTTTCCTGACTGTAACAGTGCTAGCCATGGCGCAGAAAAACGATAAACCTGCTTACCGCCTCTTTACTAGGGAGGGCAAAAGTATAAGCTACGGCAAAATGCTGGATGAGCTTCAGAAGGCAGACGTGGTGTTGTTTGGCGAGCAGCACAACGACCCGATCGCCCACTGGATGCAGCTGGAGCTGGCCAAAGACCTGCACCAGCTTAAGCCACAGAGCTTTGCCATAGGCGCTGAAATGTTTGAGGCAGACGTGCAGCTGGTGCTGGACGAGTACCTGGCGGGGCAGGTGCCGGAAAAGAACTTTGAGCAGGAGTCGAGGCCGTGGCCAAACTACGCCACCGATTATAGACCTGTTATCCGCTATGCCAGGGAGCAAAACATTCCGGTTGCTGCGACCAACGTGCCGCGCCGCTATGCCGCCATGGTGTCCGGCGGAAGCTTGTCGGCTTTAGAAGGTGTGTCAGAAGATGCCAAGAAGTACATGGCTCCCTTGCCTGTGGCAGTGGATATGGAGTTGCCGGGCTACAAAAACATGCTGGCGATGTTCGGCGGCGGCACCCACGGCAACACAAAGAGCCTAAACATTGTGCAGGCACAGGCATTGAAAGACGCTACCATGGCGCACTTCATACTGGAGCAGGTAAAGCAGGGTAGGCAGGTGCTGCACCTCAACGGGGCTTACCACTCCGATAACTTCGAAGGCATTGGCTGGTATCTAAAGCAGGCGAAACCGGGCGTGAAAACCCGTACGATCACGACCGTGCTGCAGCAGGACCTAGCAAAGCTGGCAGCGGAGAATAGAGAAAAAGCTGATTTTATACTTGTGGTGCCTGAAAGCATGACACGGACCTTTTAG
- a CDS encoding DUF6624 domain-containing protein, translating into MRTILPAILLLLAIGCQNAADSNTAVAVKEEEPNYALLQAELEETYDLDQGVRDVNWDSVNATPGVQQEFMKQMRQVDSLNQAKVLPILDRYGWLPKSKIGEKAADALFVVVQHASLNTIEKYLPEMEELALQGEASTADAAMMRDRLLMFQGKKQRYGTQVVSYIREDGRAAVWPVEDVKNVNKRRAAAGFELTVEENAKRLGAVFDPEEKLPEEHVSF; encoded by the coding sequence ATGAGAACGATATTACCGGCTATCCTGCTGCTGCTAGCCATTGGTTGCCAAAACGCGGCAGACAGTAACACGGCTGTAGCTGTAAAGGAGGAGGAGCCTAACTATGCGCTGCTGCAAGCGGAACTGGAGGAAACCTATGACCTTGACCAGGGCGTGCGGGATGTAAACTGGGACTCTGTGAACGCTACCCCTGGTGTACAGCAAGAGTTTATGAAGCAGATGCGGCAGGTGGACTCCCTTAATCAGGCAAAGGTGCTCCCTATCCTTGACCGGTACGGTTGGCTGCCAAAGAGTAAAATAGGAGAGAAGGCAGCTGACGCCTTATTCGTGGTAGTGCAGCACGCCAGCCTGAATACGATTGAGAAGTACCTGCCCGAAATGGAGGAGCTTGCCCTTCAGGGGGAGGCAAGCACTGCAGATGCGGCCATGATGAGAGATCGGTTACTGATGTTCCAGGGAAAGAAACAGCGGTACGGCACGCAGGTGGTCTCCTATATCAGGGAGGACGGGAGAGCTGCTGTATGGCCTGTTGAGGATGTAAAGAACGTGAACAAACGCAGGGCAGCGGCAGGTTTCGAACTGACCGTTGAGGAGAACGCGAAAAGGTTAGGAGCTGTTTTTGATCCTGAGGAAAAGCTGCCGGAAGAGCATGTAAGCTTTTAG